The proteins below come from a single Mangifera indica cultivar Alphonso chromosome 16, CATAS_Mindica_2.1, whole genome shotgun sequence genomic window:
- the LOC123198980 gene encoding TMV resistance protein N-like yields MRSAFHHLQLMASSSSSSSSITPKLEYEVFLSFHGVDTRTNITSHLYEAFCQKKIKTFIDDKLNRGEEIFAFPLKAIEHSKISVIIFSKGYASSRWCLKELEEIVKCKNTYDQIVIPVFYDVDPSDVRNQSGDFGKAFAELEKRFMDDSEMLQRWRTALMDAANLSGYDSKNSR; encoded by the coding sequence ATGCGAAGTGCCTTTCATCACTTGCAGTTAatggcttcctcttcttcttcttcttcctctattACTCCTAAATTAGAGTATGAGGTTTTCCTTAGTTTCCATGGTGTCGACACCCGAACAAACATTACCAGCCATCTGTATGAAGCCTTTTGtcagaaaaagattaaaactttcattgatgataagCTTAACagaggagaagaaatttttGCCTTTCCTTTAAAGGCAATTGAACATTCAAAGATCTcggttatcattttctctaaaggcTACGCTTCCTCCAGATGGTGTCTCAAAGAACTTGAAGAGATTGTTAAATGTAAGAACACATATGATCAGATCGTAATACCAGTCTTCTATGACGTAGATCCATCTGATGTTAGGAATCAAAGTGGGGATTTTGGAAAAGCATTTGCTGAGCTTGAAAAGCGTTTTATGGATGATTCAGAGATGTTGCAGAGATGGAGGACTGCTTTGATGGATGCAGCCAACCTGTCTGGTTATGATTCAAAGAACTCTAGGTAA
- the LOC123198979 gene encoding disease resistance protein RPV1-like: protein MASSSSSITPELEHEVFLSFRCEDTPRNFTSHLDEAFRQKNIKTFIDDKLNRGEEISPSLLKAIEHSKISVIIFSKGYASSSWCPKELEEIIKCKNTHDQIVIPVFYDVDPSDVRNQIGDFGKAFAELEKRFMSDSEMLQRWRTALRDAANLSGYDSKNSRNEATLVKDVVNDVWRKLDYNSSVVPSKDLVGLESSIKEIENLLCSKSVCKLGIWGIGGIEKTTLAGAIFGKIFQQFKASYFILNIREESKKNKGLNDLCQKLSSAILGDEHLNHGFTFRRKSFISRRKVLIVFDDVKKLEQIKCLMGVFGNFDSDSRIIITTKDKHVLRNYEVDHIHEMTRLSSHNALQLFALHAFKGNPPTEDYNELSSIVVAYTKCVPLALKVLGSFLFKRTKREWESALKNLRTSLYVDVHKVLKISYDRLNDKEKAAFLDIACFFKGYKRDLIEAILNARDFDSHISIHLLIERCLITTSFDTITMHDLLVEMGREIVRQESIDDPGKHSRLWDPNAIFLVLKYNMRARAIRSICLDMFEVEELHLNPKAFNNMQNLRFLKIYEFKHGKKKFVNLKHIDISHSKRLCSIPDLSLMPNLESLKLEDYTNLLESFSSICNLHKLVILNLQGCKSFDNLPISSNCQSLRVVNLSNCSNLKEVLYLPNTVDELYLDGTVIKEFPSIGHLFRLVTLSLRKC, encoded by the exons atggcttcctcttcttcttccattaCTCCTGAACTAGAGCATGAGGTTTTCCTTAGTTTCCGCTGTGAGGACACCCCACGAAACTTTACCAGCCATCTAGATGAAGCCTTTCGtcagaaaaatatcaaaactttcattgatgataagCTTAAtagaggagaagaaatttctcCCTCTCTTCTGAAGGCAATTGAACATTCGAAGATCTcggttatcattttctctaaaggcTACGCTTCCTCCAGTTGGTGTCCCAAAGAACTTGAGGAGATTATTAAATGTAAGAACACGCATGATCAGATCGTAATACCAGTCTTCTATGACGTAGATCCATCTGATGTCAGGAATCAAATTGGGGATTTTGGGAAAGCATTTGCTGAGCTTGAAAAGCGTTTTATGAGTGATTCAGAGATGTTGCAGAGATGGAGGACTGCTTTGAGGGATGCAGCCAACCTATCTGGTTATGATTCAAAGAACTCTAG gaaTGAGGCAACGCTGGTAAAAGATGTTGTCAATGATGTATGGAGGAAATTGGATTACAACTCCTCAGTTGTTCCTTCCAAGGACCTAGTTGGACTAGAGTCATCAAttaaagagattgaaaatttattatgttcaaAAAGTGTTTGCAAGCTAGGAATTTGGGGTATCGGGGGCATAGAAAAAACTACTCTTGCTGGTGCTATATTTGGAAAAATCTTTCAACAGTTTAAAGCGTCTTACTTCATTTTGaatattagagaagaatcaaagaaaaacaaaggatTAAATGACTTATGCCAAAAATTGAGTTCTGCAATTTTAGGGGATGAACATCTCAATCATGGATTCACCTTTAGAAGAAAAAGTTTCATTAGCAGAAGAAAAGTTCTCATTGTGTTTGATGATGTAAAGAAGTTAgaacaaataaaatgtttaatggGAGTTTTTGGCAACTTCGATTCAGATAGTCGAATCATTATAACGACAAAGGATAAACATGTGCTAAGGAATTATGAAGTGGATCACATTCATGAGATGACAAGGTTATCTTCTCATAATGCTCTTCAACTTTTTGCCTTACATGCCTTTAAAGGAAACCCTCCAACAGAAGATTATAACGAGTTATCATCTATAGTAGTAGCTTATACTAAATGTGTTCCACTAGCTCTTAAAGTTCTTGGTTCCTTTCTATTCAAGAGGACGAAGAGAGAATGGGAAAGTGCACTAAAAAACTTAAGAACAAGTCTTTATGTGGATGTCCACAAGGTGTTAAAAATAAGTTATGACAGATTAAATGATAAAGAGAAGGCTGCATTTTTAGATATTGCATGTTTCTTTAAAGGATATAAAAGAGATCTCATAGAAGCAATCCTAAATGCTCGTGACTTTGACTCTCATATTTCTATACATCTTCTCATTGAAAGGTGTCTCATAACTACATCATTTGACACCataacaatgcatgatttacttGTAGAAATGGGTAGGGAAATTGTTCGGCAAGAATCAATTGATGATCCTGGTAAACATAGTCGGTTGTGGGATCCTAATGCAATCTTTTTAGTATTGAAGTATAATATG AGAGCTAGAGCAATTCGAAGTATATGCTTGGATATGTTTGAAGTAGAAGAGTTGCATTTAAATCCTAAAGCTTTCAACAACATGCAAAACCTAAGATTCTTGAAAATTTATGAGTTCAAACATGGAAAGAAG aaatttgttaatttgaaacatattgACATCAGTCACTCTAAACGTCTATGTAGTATACCAGATTTATCACTTATGCCAAATCTTGAGAGCTTGAAGCTTGAAGATTATACAAATTTGCTTGAGAGTTTCTCATCTATCTGTAATCTCCATAAACTTGTTATCCTGAATCTACAAGGATGCAAAAGCTTTGATAATCTTCCAATTAGTTCTAATTGTCAATCTCTTCGAGTTGTTAATCTCTCTAATTGCTCAAATCTCAAAGAAGTTTTATATCTCCCTAATACAGTTGATGAATTATATCTAGATGGAACTGTCATTAAAGAATTTCCATCAATAGGGCATTTATTTAGACTAGTAACATTGAGTCTTAGAAAATGTTAA